aaaaatggcaggcttatcagcctctgaaggacaaaacgccccgttgttttcctccagaagaattttatACGGCCTTGGTAAACATTGGGCTGCCTCATCTTCTCTAAACTCCAgtacagactcacacatggacagactgaAAACATGCTCCACCTCCTCCCTGCCCCCCCTCCTGTCCCCATCcaccaccccatcccggcccccgCTAACGCCACTCCTTTCCCTCTCCGGGGGCTGTGCAGTTTTAACTGCggtaggtccccgttccccccaagctggcggcggcgcgactacatgttgctgcagctaccacacactcacatcacctcaattcggaaaacagactgtttcaagtttagtgcacataaacaatgtcaaatgtatatgtgttgtctttaattctgatgtgtgccattattacggcaaacaagtaataattgtggattaattgctgtatcttgtctgtggcaatttgagtgtggatgtaatctcattgttgttgcacttgtaatgacaataaaaaaaaatctcatatatatatatatatatatatatatatatatatatatatatatatatatatatatatatatatatataaagctcagatgcaaaagcAGTTTAAAATGGGAATTTAAAGGAAAGCATATTTGAAAATGCACAGCTATCCATAAAAAAATGAAAGTGTACATTCAAACTCCATTTGCACAATGATAGTTACTCTGGAAACCATATTTTGGACTTAGTGGGTTCTGCACCTGAACCattcacacatacatacatatgtatgtatgtatgtatgtgtggatTTGTGAAAACAGAATAAAAAGTTATTTGTAAACCAAGACTATTACCAATGCCGTTCCAAAAATGATAAAGCTAAAGTTTAAATTGTTGCAACAGCAGCAGACTCCAACATTAGCAGAGAGAAACGAGCTGCAGGAATTAAATACAGAGACAGAGAATTAACAGAGTAATCAGTTGGGGTGCCATCGTCATAACAGGGCACTTGTCATATAAATCAACTGACAAGAGCAGAGAATGAGTAAAGAAGGAGAAGGGCCAGTTGACAGTGTGTCATGCTGATTAGCTTTGCCGTCTGCTTTATCTCGTCACACAATGACGCGTCTCTGACAGTCACCTCTACAGTGGCATCTGTGACTATCTGTGTTTAAATCGTTGTATCCACAAACCCAATGTGATTTAAGTTTTAATGAAATGTCTCCAGAACATTAGACACTGATGGCTGAAGCAGTGTGCAGTGAACTGGAACAGAGAAGGACAAGAAAGCAAATTAAATCTTGTCCCGATTCTCCCGTGTGCCTTCTGGTAAAgactaaagaaattaaagaaattTCTTCACTGTTCCACCCCACTATGAAGCTGTGGAAGTGGAGATGCAACAAAGGTTTCACTATACCCAAGTAATAatgccttcagagttgtcatgggtgtcttacaTCATTAGTTCCCTTCTTGGagggtcagaacattttggagaaTTGGCTCCTCTACATAGATTTACTAGAGAGCACCATGATGTTTTTATTTCTTAGTGGTTGtccaagtccaagacatattgagtGACTTGCAAATGTTTGTGTGTCCATTCCCAGACTTGTCAAAAGAACACTGGCAGTAAAAATTATTTACTCTAAATTCATTACTGTATGAGAGCACTTAATTTTGGCACTCATAAACTTTagagattttattaaacattgaATACACAAAATAGGTTCAACAACATTTCTTTCTAAACGTATCTTAAATTCTGTCCTTAAAAGCCAGGAGTGGAAATGATTCCAGCCAGGACAGATACTTCACTATGTCATTGCATATGTAAAATTAATGACTTACCTGTGGCAGGTGAAGCTGCAATCCCTCTCTTGGTATGGGCTGCCGTGATGGTGTCTGGTCTAGCTGCATGTTGAACAGAGCTGAGAGGGCAGCCTGTGATGCCCGGGCTTTAGCCAGCTTCTTATTGCGTCCTGAGCCTTCAAACATCTGTGCATCCACTGTGACTGACATCACAAAATTCTTGGCATGACTCTCACCGCTCTCTGACACGAAGTCATATTTGAGGCCCGGCCTGAGCTCATTGAGAATCATGACGGGGTTCTTGCCACTGGAGGGTGAGCTAAAGGCTGATGGAGGGGGCAGCGGTGCCTGGGCAAGGTTGCTGCCAGGTGGCGTGGGCAGTGGATACTCCGCTAGAGAACTTAAAGAGCTGTTGCCATTCGAGCCGAGATAGAAGGACTCTTCAGGTGTGGCTGGTGTCTCGAAACCATTGAAGAGCATGTCTGGAAAGTCGGCTTGGTCTGATGTAAAGTCTGTGTTCACCGTCAGTGTTCGACCCATAGCCAGATGTGCCTCAGATGCATTGGGGAATTGAACAAAGGAACGCAGTGCTTTCTCAGCTGCATTTAATTTAGCCTTCTTTTTAGTTGGGCCTATGCCCTCAAACATTTGCCCGTTGACTTCCACAGTCATTACAAAAATCGGTGCATGGACAGGGCCGGTCTGAGACTGTAGTTTGTACTGCAGGCCTGGTTTGATCTCATTCAACTGCATGAGGGCATTCTTGGGTAAGACAGGCCCTGGTGTTTTCTTGCGCTTCTTGGCTCGAAACTTGGTGTGTGCATGGCCGCCGTTTCCCTCTTCAAGAGGGCGCTTTCGGCCACTCAAGCCACTTCCATTGGATAGCTGTTCAACCACCGAATCTTTGCAGGACACGTTATCCAGGTTTCTGTTTTCCTTAACGTCAGTGCTGCTTGAACCTGCGGTGCCCAGAAAGAGTAACTTACAACGCCTTCGTTGCAGGATCTTGTAAATGTAAAATTTATAGATTCCTTTATCACTCTTTGGAACTGAACCAATGATTTGTGTTCCCTAATCATTAATTTCAACATATTAAATTATAGTCTACTTAGTTTACACAAATTGGAGAGCATTGCAAGTCCTATTATTAAAACAATGACAAATTTTGACTGAGTCCACATTCAAAATGTACAAGTGAAACATTTTGGAAGTTTCTGGAATACATTTTTATGTCAAATTATTTTcaatttttaaaggacatgtcacatgttatttaacatcccgcttagcaacacaacatcgaaGTATACATGACTGTAAGTCTAGCTGTGCACATGCgataataattagtggtcactgataaatgggcaattctacggtaatggaattacaatctgagctaatctgtcgtggttagatgccatatgtccagattttgctgctgttgtaattccgttaccatagaattgcccaaatgttattgctaattatccctctcgCTTGGGGAGCCAGCATTTCTGGAAAACAACTTACTCTGCATTTCTCACTGTTTCTCGACATGTGACGCACATTTTAGCAAATggagaaacatcccgatggctgacagCCAGAGTGAAATGATCTCCGCTGCATCAGAtacagcttctgagctttcatttgaaagtgatggctcagatttacatagGATGTACAGAGAGGAGATAACACACATAACCACGAAACtcttgagactttttttttttaaggatcaggCAGACTGTGATTCAAGCCGACTCAGATTTAAACGAAACATAGCTCGCAGACGGAACCTACTAGGAAACAAACTTTCCCCAAATTTTCGACCGAAAACCAAACGGTGACCTTGcgaggggtcatcaaagttcaaggcaaagTTCAAGAACTGATTTTAAAGAGGTATCAAATCAATATAAGAGTCCCGAAAATTCTGCCAACtgttatatacaaggtctattagaaaagtatcggaccttattatttttttcaaaaaccatatggatttgaatcacgtgtgattacatcagacatgcttgaaccctcgtgggcatgcgagagttttttcacgcctgtcggttacgtcattcgcctttgggcagtctttgagtgaggagtcacccaccctctcgtcgattttttcattgtttaggaatggctcagagactgctgctttgtttgataaaaaaattttcaaaactgtaaggcacaactgagtggacaccattcgataaattcagctggttttcggtaaaaaattttaacggctgatgagagattttggtctggtagtgtcgccgtaaggacggcccacggcgcctggcggcgatctgcgcttcgaggcggcagcgtctcgccatttcaagttgaaaacttccacatttcaggctctgttgacccagtaagtcgtcagagaacggagaattttcagaagaagtcggcatgaggagtttattcggacattccattgttaacggacattttataatgaaagaacgtgcgggcagagtcgcatgtcgggccggacccgaccgcgggggggtcgcgacaggaaaaacacctccgttggaaaccttaacgggcaagttggaacatgcccaagctgttaaacaatttctcagttactcacttgttgaaagccatcaaaagccgcctgaattttacaaatggttttcaacacggagaatgttttcctgtcgcggcgcacacagatttgccgagtcgtcacggaaacgactcggcaaatttgcgcgcacatctttcattaaaaaatgtccttaaacagtggaaatgtccgcataaagtcctcatgccggcctctactgactcttctctgttctctcacgacatcctgggtgaattaagccttaaattaggatgttttcaggtcgaaacaggccgacgacggcgcctggaagcgctgcaccgacgtcccgctccgtgggaagtccttacaaccgacagaaacaccccataatctctcatcagccgttaaacttttcaccgaaaaccagcttaatttctcgaatagtgtccactcggatattcctcacaggtacagaaaaatttttgataaagcaacgcacgccgtctcgagcatcgtgtgaaacaaaggaattaagccgagagggcgggaccacatctcactcaaggcctgcccacagggaaatgatgtcactgacgcgtgaaaaaactcacgcatgcgcacgagggttcaagcatgattggtgtatcgcacatcattcaaatccatatagttaaaaaaaaaataaaagtgtcggtttattatctaatagacctcgtaaagtaGAGATGTTTATCCACTCCtacaaattttgttaaaaaaggctGATGGCGCGGGCCACCAGGTGGTGCTAAACTCAAATTTGGGCAAGTCCAGGACTTTGGCACCCCCTGGTGGCCAGTGGcatcaagaccccaatgtttttcagttgcatttgatagagtaggtcctatatttgttgataacacTGAAATCTGGCCGGGGTCTTGATTGTGCAGAGGCTTATGGGCCTTTAAATAAAGCCAATTTAGCAAAATGATGAGACTTTGAGCGCCCCTATATTCAGCGCCATTGATCCCCCAACAAAATATGTATATAAGATGAAAGATTTTGCCTCCctatgtcatttgatagttaaactagcTTGGGAACTTGATGGCGTcaaatgttacaccacttgaaagatgggaatttaatgaaatatcagtttttgcgtaTTTTTGCCTTGAAGTTTGATGACCGCTGGCAAGGTCACGTTTGGGTTTTTGGTCGACATATTTTGGGAAAGCTTGTTTCTtagtaggttccatctctgagccaagtttcattgaaatctgagtcaacttgaatcacaccctaatgtaaacctgcctgaactttaaaaatactggctcttaattttttgagagagtctgtcggattttggatcctaacATGTGCTGACTCTGCTGTCTGTGTCGCAGGATGCTATATTACTGCAGCCGTGAATGCAGACGCAGAACATCTCCACAACGCTGTTTTTATAGGCTGCCTGAACACAAAGAtgtatttgttacattggaaaaagttttttttttctcctgaaaacattattttcagaagattatggactttctatctaatgtGCCAAAATCatgagaactttgtgaggagcagatggcgcagctgctgtggaagcATGCCAAAATAACAGAGATGATCGTGGAGAGAGCTGCTTGTGGAAGTGGCCAAGAGAGTCCATGAGCCACGACTCATGGTCAGTGGGCTGGAAACACCTGTCCTCATCAGCTGGGATTAGCCACAATGGGAAAACGTCTCATGCTTGCTCCCGTGGTCAACTCCAGAGCACAGAGGTGGGCTTAAAAACAGCAGAACcatctgtccacaggaggatgGCATGGAGACTGGACGTGGTTCTCCAGCTGGCAATTGTGTGCCATTTGCACATGACAGTGCCAATCGGGACCTCTTTGATAGAGTGGATGTGGACACTGTTCTCCAGCTGGCAATCGCTTGCCATCCATGCGTGATGACTTcttgatggtgtggactttacatatttaatcttgaaaatcattctacaagtgagtgagtgccctgttcagttttttctttttgtattttgttctcctcagtggagctgaTGAGGCTCAATTTGTTTTTTaggctgcctgatcacacagatgtattttttaGATTGTTCACAGTTACatcgatgacaacacttataaccGTGCATCAAGGTGAGCCTCCagcagagactgtttttaacaggctgcgttcatgGCGAATGGATGTGCATGCcactaagtcttctcacagtggagagcggctGCTGCTTTTTCCATGACCAggaatgggtatcgagaaccattttttttcgagaatcattaagaaatgattcgatccaccgacatcaataacctttttgcttaatgattcccttatcgggccttcagagcagccattgtttttgagggcgttTATCAGGAAAAAGATAATTATCAGGAAAAAGATTATTTTTCTACGTtgactgcagaccctgcagcgggtctgcaatcaaccacttctgcaacaACTGTGCTTGAAGCAACAAGGCAGTGCTCTgacctgctgcttcattggttctttgcttcgctgtttttcagaagcggcaagtccggtTCTTTTCCCTTCTCAAAAGCCATTaaaagatgtcaattgtgagccacttttgtgtggattaaaggcaCTAATGGGCTCTTTCTTGctgcgggcaagaaacgagaatcatcctccgttacattcgcacagctccaaacactgagccgctctctgccgagtcaagttagagtccggtctgaattaataacttcaaagcgaatcgccattttaaatcaaatgacacttgtttccaaatgttgtaatacggacaacaaactacaacagactaaaatgttttttttttttcctcccaaaatgagacgtcctgcattctttatgaatgacaTTGATGTTGATGTGCAGTGCAGCCAGTTGAGCTTAGCTCAGAGGCTATGTATGGAGTTACATTCGTGCCATTAATGtgtgaaaagaaatgcttttgacaaaaactacagattttgttataTGTCCAGAGATCCAGGATCCACTATGCACagactatttatgtccagagattaaggatccaatgaccaatttcatatttatttactttaagactcaacaaaatgtcactgacatagaaaacctgtaaagcctacttttagtacacagaaaattcacaagaggtattgataagggaactgataaggaatcggatcaataatggcattgatagataaaatcttatcaatatccaccCCGATCCATGACTGCAtctaaattaacagttatcacttaaaaaggaGTCATTATAACACAACATCATACTTATGTAAGCTCTGCAATTAATCTGCAACcgttcttaacattagcagctacattccattcaagcacaTGCTGGGATGTTTCCTCAAAGCTGTGTAATCACTGTTGGAAACAGTCTGGAAAACAAGAACACACAAGTACTCAGAACTCTCTTTTCCTTTTTggaagtctctgtagctgtttgttgtgaatgctgtatactttgagacTATTCACAGAAGTgtgcaaagtaatcccggtgtatcatGGATGGTCAATAACAGCCTAAATGTAAGTCGTTATGATttctgtgtgacatgtcctttaaattaagCTCTTGGTGCATGTCAGGCCAAGTCATAATCATGCAGACTTGCTATTCTAAGAATAAAGGGAAAGTCTGGGAAATTTTCATAATTAAATAATTGTGCATTTATCTAATTTCACAGTGTTATGGATCTCGAACATACTGTGCATGCCacagacacaaaaaaaacacaacagccacAGCCACACAGACACATCTTTCACTCTATCTCCTACAGAGGCAGAAAGCTGAACTGTTCCATCTTAAATTGCTATCCTGGAATATACTGGGAAACACATATCACTGAATCCAGTTAGCAAAGTGGATGGAATATTGGCAAAAATTTTCATTTATAACATCCTTCAGCAAAGGCTTGGTAGGTTACTCCTTGCGGTACTCAGTAGAAAGAGAGGCCGCAGTGCGCATGAGTGGGGTTGTAGGTTGAGGGAGTGCAGGGTGGGAGTGCAAGGGGAAGGACTGAGGACCAGGCAAACAGGAGAATACATCAAAGTGGCAGGAGAAAACTCCACCAAGTGCAGGATCCTAAAGGCCTGACTGGTAACACAGTACAAAATTTAATTGTGCTGTTAATCCCCTTCATACAAGATTTTGAAATAACATCTGTCCTTCTAAAAATGAGAATGATGTGAACATAAACCGTTTCTAATGAGGTGCCATTCGTTAAATCCTGAGCCTCTGAGATCCCCCATGCAGCTTGTCAGAGAACGTAGTGCTTTAGTTAGCAAAATGCACCAACATGCCATTACCATCTGCATATTACATTTGAAATGTCTTGAGGCAAAAACAGTAAAGGGAGAAAAAAAGGACAAGATCAAGAACGCAAACTGCAAATCCTTCAACATTATGAACATCTTCTCTGTGATCATGCAATATTCCTTGGTGTGTGCACACAATCTGCAAAGGGATTTAagagttttaaaaataaaattattgaaACAAAAAGTGGAGGAGGCACAATGTAATCATGCACAAAACTAGTCAAGGAGAATGCTTCAAAATGGAGACATGAAATTTGGTACTGGACAGGCCACGAGCCAAAAAGTTGAAAAGCAAATAATACTGGAGCAAAGGTCTAAAATTATGGCTGGTGTAGCACATGAATGACTCAGACAGTAGAACAAGTTAAATTAAcaacaaagaaaatgagaaaaaaaaaactatgacaaTAACTCTTGCTTTTAACTCGTGGAAATTTGTAGATTTCCACAGAAttcagtaaatatatttgtatCATACATTAGTGCTGAAGATAGCGGCAGTAATGCCGATGTTATACAATCGGCAAACCTTCATTAAGAAATATAATCACATAATTAAAACAACTGGATGCTACACAGTTGAATACagaaataaaatttaatttaattatttcaaGACTTGAGGGAGAATAAAGATCCCTTTTGGCTGGATGCCCAACAGTAATCTAAAACCCCGAAGACCAGTTTTGACAGCAGCATTAAAGCAATAACTGTGGCATGATTCACTGAACTTAAAGCACACacccagacacacatgcacacgaacacacacaagACCATTACCATGCTAGCAATCGGTGTAATCAGCATCTGTTCCCATATGGTCGTATCTGTCAGAACTCAAATTCCCTACATGGGAGTTTCCATGAACTAAATAATGCAGACAAAAGAAGGCTTTAATCACAACTCCAtttcacttttgtttttttaggaTTTGTATGATTATTTTAAAGCACCTGATCAGCCACTGAGGTTGTCACATTAAAGATTCTTTGATGTGTTTCTCTGTTCTGGTCCCTTGATATGAACTTGAACAGCGTTTAATCTTCAAATTTATCTTTGGGTTGACAGTAAAACATGTGAAAAGAGACAGCTTCTCAAAAACAACAAAGACCGTTTTTgcaactgacacacacacacacacacacacacacacacacacacacacacacacacacacacacacacacacacacacacacacacacacacacacacacacacacacagcagaaagAACTCTTAATTTCAGGTTAGCATAGTGCTAAGAATAATATCTCTGGAAACTGCTGTGGTGTGGAGCAAGACAATCAATCACATCATCCTTTGACTTGTGAAGCTCAATTACTAAGTTCAAGCCAAAGTTTGTAATTTAAAGTTCAAGTGGATGATTTTCTAAAGAGTGATGTTGAAGCAGAGTGAATCTCTAGAGTTTCATTCTAGGTCCGAAGAGATTTCAAAGGTGTTTCTTAGTTTAGACCACACAGCGTTTTATTTTTTAGTCCATCCTTTACATTTTGGTTAACTTATTTTACATTATCCTGAGGCCAATTCATTAATAAAAGTTGACCACAAGTGATATGAGCTAGAGCACGTGGGCACTGGGTATAAAAATAAGAACCGCATTTAGCAGAAATTAGGAAATGACGCTTAGTTCGCATCATGTGCCGTTTGGTGCAAGAGTTCcaagggggaggggggggggggctaaatAGAAAGCTATTAACATAAACTGGATTATTTTATGTGAAAATCTgtctggatatctgctggacacaGGTGGGACTGAATGATAGTGTTCCAgttacacttttttttaatttagtttgtCAAAACGAGTCAGTGGAGAGGACTAATGTTGAATCACAGCATTATTTAAAGtattgtgttgtcagttgtaacaGGAAATTCTGAGTCCCAGTTTCCATGATATGCAGCAAGAACTGAGTCTTGCGCATGAACTTTCTCCttgatgtcatctgcaaaaactGAAGGCATATCAAATCAATATTTGCCAAGAACTCCCCCAACCACCCCAAAAAATACCGCAATAAAATTACTTCAATTAAACGCACTTTGTAACAATTACATGTCACAACAAAGTAAAGTTTTTAATCTAATGGGTAAACACACCTTTAGTGGTCAAGATGTTTGCACACTGATTACACATCAGAGAAAGAGGAAAGAAAAAGGGAAACATGCAGTCCAAAGGCGAGAGAAACAAAATACGAGCAGACATACCTTAAAAAAAGTGCCCGGCTATTACGCAGACAAACAGGCACACAAAAagaccaacagaaaaaaaaaaaaaagcagcacagACTCACTCATATTCTCCTCCTCATCGACGTCCATGATGACGGGTTTGTTTTGTCCTGAGAGCAGCCGAGCCCCCGCTGCACCTGGGGACCACAGAATGGGAGGGTGGACTGTTAAGTATGGACAGAGTGATCCACAGGCACGCAAAACACACCCAAAGACCTTCAGCAGGTACTACACTGATGACAGATTTCTAGCTTGatagcacacgca
The DNA window shown above is from Thalassophryne amazonica unplaced genomic scaffold, fThaAma1.1, whole genome shotgun sequence and carries:
- the LOC117506065 gene encoding double-stranded RNA-specific editase 1-like → MDVDEEENMSSSSTDVKENRNLDNVSCKDSVVEQLSNGSGLSGRKRPLEEGNGGHAHTKFRAKKRKKTPGPVLPKNALMQLNEIKPGLQYKLQSQTGPVHAPIFVMTVEVNGQMFEGIGPTKKKAKLNAAEKALRSFVQFPNASEAHLAMGRTLTVNTDFTSDQADFPDMLFNGFETPATPEESFYLGSNGNSSLSSLAEYPLPTPPGSNLAQAPLPPPSAFSSPSSGKNPVMILNELRPGLKYDFVSESGESHAKNFVMSVTVDAQMFEGSGRNKKLAKARASQAALSALFNMQLDQTPSRQPIPREGLQLHLPQVSH